In a single window of the Fusarium falciforme chromosome 3, complete sequence genome:
- a CDS encoding FAD-binding FR-type domain-containing protein, translating into MKFAASLAVLVSYIAIWSSPVRAAAIRSPDEVCYDSCQACLKPVHFDETLWNQTGLLKPCYSPRAIISLYLCLEVYCKPGARTAGLVPLNETCQERAHTVLPPFSLISNYSAEDIAKVRRFELNETGQSHTFREVVIPSEHFFRVWWDTLDAVAYVYWYHFIYGAVMVVFWAVVVAIGIMNHVGQHIAALRMVRSKSSGSGSKLSNFYTRTLGSITTPATFGDRCAQKIGWGTVPPRIQSLTLVAFLLVNIALSIHGYRITPENFYFETKKRQILRYASDRTGIISFANFPLIWLFGMRNNILMWLTGWDFGTYNNFHRWVARIATVQAIIHSIGYTLLVIDEGGMEAFINWWSYTFWWTGEVATIFMSLLIGASFYWIRRQHYELFLVVHIVMSIIVLITMLGHVSIFGGQFDGLFWVPCFIWVGDRVLRALRIAAFNPKFWDTQATSIYNPSSNIVRLVIPWSTSLYKPAPGTYYYIHVLNGPRCWESHPFTVATVSDEGQPAAKLLGEQVPLLEADNVGTSSDSAETQGLYPETCNMAFLIRPYDGFTSRLRDTAEAAWPRKVPQTVLVDGPYGHTQPFHLFDNVVFVVGGSGIVVPLSYLQALTGPIAPKSVKIHWAVREPGFALDVLHNDIGELLGSSNLSIEIHLTMHTPRDELNDWPSQVTLHHGRINAASVVRGTSEKAGNESVAVVACGPAQMADTARKTVVELLHNGVSRIEYFEESFQW; encoded by the exons ATGAAGTTCGCAGCGTCTCTGGCTGTGCTCGTCTCGTACATTGCGATATGGAGCTCGCCAGTCCGTGCCGCTGCGATCAGGTCTCCCGATGAGGTTTGCTACGATTCCTGCCAAGCGTGTCTGAAGCCGGTGCATTTCGATGAGACACTCTGGAACCAGACGGGCCTGCTCAAGCCGTGCTACAGCCCACGAGCCATAATCTCGCTGTACCTATGCCTCGAAGTGTACTGCAAACCTGGAGCTCGAACCGCGGGCTTGGTTCCCCTCAACGAAACATGCCAGGAACGCGCCCATACCGTTCTGCCGCCGTTCAGCTTGATTTCAAACTACAGCGCAGAAGATATTGCAAAAGTCCGAAGGTTTGAGCTGAATGAGACTGGCCAGTCTCACACTTTTAGAGAAGTGGTTATTCCATCAGAACACTTCTTTCGTGTTTGGTGGGACACGCTG GACGCTGTTGCTTATGTGTATTGGTACCACTTCATCTATGG CGCTGTCATGGTTGTCTTCTGGGCCGTCGTCGTGGCTATTGGAATAATGAACCACGTCGGGCAGCACATTGCCGCCTTGCGCATGGTTCGGAGCAAGTCATCAGGATCTGGGTCAAAGTTGAGCAACTTTTACACCCGGACTTTGGGTTCGATCACTACTCCTGCCACGTTCGGAGACCGATGCGCTCAGAAGATCGGCTGGGGAACTGTGCCGCCCAGGATACAGTCTCTGACTCTGGTCGCTTTCCTCCTGGTTAATATTGCGCTGAGCATTCACGGATATAGAATTACACCTGAGAATTTCTA TTTCGAAACCAAGAAACGACAAATTCTTCGCTATGCCTCTGACCGTACCGGCATCATCTCGTTTGCCAACTTTCCTCTCATCTGGCTGTTCGGCATGAGGAACAACATCCTCATGTGGCTTACTGGATGGGACTTCGGAACATACAACAACTTTCACCGCTGGGTGGCTCGCATCGCCACAGTCCAGGCCATCATCCATTCTATCGGCTACACACTCCTTGTTATTGACG AGGGCGGCATGGAAGCCTTCATCAACTGGTGGTCGTACACATTCTGGTGGACCGGCGAAGTG GCTACTATCTTCATGTCTCTTCTTATCGGAGCGTCATTTTACTGGATTCGACGTCAGCATTACGAATTGTTCCTGGTTGTTCACATCGTCATGTCCATCATTGTATTGATCACCATGCTTGG CCACGTCTCCATCTTCGGTGGCCAATTCGATGGTCTATTCTGGGTTCCCTGCTTCATCTGGGTCGGCGATCGCGTCCTCCGAGCTCTCCGAATCGCAGCCTTCAACCCCAAGTTCTGGGATACTCAGGCTACTTCTATCTATAACCCTTCCTCCAACATTGTCCGACTGGTCATCCCTTGGTCGACGAGTCTCTACAAGCCAGCACCCGGTACTTACTACTACATTCACGTACTAAACGGCCCTCGTTGCTGGGAGAGCCATCCTTTTACTGTTGCCACAGTTTCAGATGAAGGCCAACCAGCTGCGAAACTTCTGGGCGAGCAGGTTCCTCTACTTGAAGCAGACAATGTTGGGACAAGCTCAGATTCGGCCGAGACCCAGGGTCTTTACCCAGAGACCTGTAATATGGCGTTCCTCATTCGACCTTACGACGGCTTCACATCCCGACTCCGAGACACAGCCGAAGCGGCATGGCCTAGAAAGGTGCCCCAAACCGTACTTGTCGATGGTCCCTACGGACACACACAACCATTCCATCTGTTTGACAACGTTGTTTTCGTTGTCGGAGGCAGTGGCATAGTCGTGCCACTATCCTACCTCCAAGCTCTTACTGGCCCCATTGCCCCCAAGTCTGTTAAGATCCATTGGGCAGTCAGAGAACCCGGCTTCGCACTGGATGTCCTCCACAACGATATTGGCGAGCTTCTCGGAAGTTCAAATCTCAGCATAGAGATCCACCTCACAATGCATACACCCCGCGACGAGCTCAACGACTGGCCATCACAAGTAACCCTCCACCATGGGCGCATAAATGCGGCTTCGGTGGTGAGGGGCACAAGCGAGAAAGCAGGCAACGAGAGCGTCGCAGTCGTTGCTTGTGGCCCTGCACAGATGGCAGATACGGCTAGAAAGACGGTCGTGGAGCTGCTACACAATGGGGTCTCACGGATAGAGTATTTCGAAGAGAGCTTTCAGTGGTGA